The DNA region GTAGTAGAAGGAGTAGATGATCGCCGGCTCGAGGCGTCGCAGCGTCGCGATTTCGGCTGCGCCAATTGTTGCAGGCGTATAGACCGGGATGCCGTTCGCCGCAGCCAGTTCGGCGCAGGAGCGCCACCAGATCTCCTCGCCGGCGGCGTCGGCATGGGTGAATAACGCGGCGATCGGCGCCCCCATCGCAATCAATTCAGCCATGCAGGCGTATCCGATTTCGTGGTAGGCGAAGAGCACGCAGCGCGCGGCGCGAACTCCGCCGGCGGTCATGGAAGCAGGAAACTTGTCAGACATGTTTCACGCGAAACGTTTTTTGGCACCGTGCGGACGGTCCGCGCTCCGCTGTCGCGCTTTTGCAGGATCGATCAGCCGGATGATTCACGTGAAACGTTCTAACAGGTTTTTAGTCGTGAAATACATAAAGTGAAAGCCTGCCCCTTGACGCAAAAGCTGATCGGTTAGGTCAAATCGAGTTTCATCACATCGGAGACCGTGCCGACTCGATTGACGATCGAGCCGACGGTGGCAAAGCCGACGCGCTCATAGAGTCGTGCGGCCGGATTGCCGGCGCGGACGCTCAGCGCGATCGCGTGATGAGTTCCACGCGCAGCCTCGATTAACCGCCGCAGCATCATCGTGCCGACACCTGCGCCGATCGCCTCGGGGGCGACCGCGATCGCGAGCTCGGGCGTTTCGCGCGCGCCCATGCGGTGAAGCGGACTGCCCGCAGGCATCACGCGAAGCCACGCCGCGCCGAGATTGCGGCCATCTGCGCCAACCGCGATGAAACCGAGGTCGCCATCCCGCTCGCCCCAATTCTCGACGTAGCCGGCGAGATCAGGATTGGTCCGCGCAGACGCGGCTGGAGCGCCCTCTTCGTCCATATGCGACGCGTAATAGAGCATCTCCCAGAGAAACTCCTCGTCGCTTTTAGCCGCCGGGCGTAGTGTCACAGATCATCCTTATGTCGTCACCTTTCTTTGAGGCTGCTGTGCGACGCGCGAGTGCTTGACGGTCGCCCGCTGTTTACGCGAAGTTCAATCGATATGAAAACCAGAATCGCGATTGTAGCCGCGTTTGCGCTGATGAGCACCCCGGCATACCTGCTTGCGCAGAGTGCGCCCCCGGCGTCATCGATGCCTGAAGCTGGGTCGATGCCCGGCGCCGCGTCAATGCCCGGCGCTTCAATGCCTGGCGCGTCGTCCTTACCGGGGACCGGGATGACGTCGATGCCCGGCGCGTCGTCGGCGTTGCCGGGAACCTCGCCGATGTCGGGGATGCCGGGTGGCCCGGCGATGCCGAATATGCCGTCGATGCCCTCGATGCCTGGCGCGGTGCCTCCGGCAGCCCCTGGGGCCTCAGCCTCTTAGTATTCGCGGACGACGGGGACGGGCGATCGCGCCCGTCCCCACGCTGTCAGCCGACGATTCGTCAGCCGATAAAATCGATCGTCACGGCGTAGCTGCCGAGTGTGACCGAGGTGATCACCTGACCGTTGACGGTCTCGACATTGCAGGTGTCGCCGTTAAGCGGATTGCCGAATCCGTTGGGTCCGCAGGCGATCGCAGAAGTGAAATTGACCGGCGTGAAGGCCGGCAGCGCGGACTCCGGCTCGCCGCCGTCCGGCGCCTCCATAATCCACTCGACCGTATTGCCGGCGAAGGTCGCCCCCGGTGGCGGCGCCAGCGTGAGCGAGCAGTACTGCCCGGTGGATTCGTTGGCAATATAGATGTAACCGGCAGTGTTGTTGTTGATGTACTGAATCGAGCAGTACATCTGCTCGCCGGGCGCCACCTGCAGGGAAATGTTCGTCTGATAGATGTAGGGCGGCGAATTCGGCTGCGCCGGCGCATACCATTCGTACCAGGCGACGTAGGATGGGTTTCCGAAACCGTCGACCTTTTGCTCCACCCCGGCCTGTAGCACGTCATTCGAGGTGAGATTTACGTCGAACCCGTCAATGCCGACCCAGGAAGAGGAATTCCAGCCGCCTTCGTAGCCTTGGGGCTCGGAAGGCTGACTGACCGTCGGGATGTCCCAGAAGCCGATGTTGCCGGTCCACGAGCCGCCGCGGATGCCGCCGCCGGACCAGGCGCCATTCACGAAGTTCTGATCTGTGACCCGTCCCAAGGGCCGTCGCAAGAGGTGGGTCTTGCCGATCTGCGGTTCGAGCTTCGGCACGATCCGATCTTTGGCCAGCCACTTGCGCGAAAAAACCTTGTCCCACGCCTTCACGATCGCAGGATCGTCGGTCGGCTTGGGGCGTCGCCAAAACAAGCCCTGCTTGATGAGCTCGGTGGCGTTCGCTTTGTTCGGATCGAAATTGTCGGGCGGCGGCGGACTTGCGTAGACGCCCTTCAGGTTGGTCTTGACCAATTGATGGGGCATCGATTTGAGGAATGCCTCTTCATCGAAGAAGTCGCCGACTCTTTTGATTGCTGCTGCCATTTGCTGAAACCTCCGTTCGCTAATCGAACAGGAGTGATGGAGCAGACGACATGCCAAACAAAACGTTCCGATAAGTTCAATGTGCGAACTGCAAACTGATAATTTTGGTTAGCGCTGATGCCAAGGCCGCAGCGCCAAGGGGCCTTGGCGGTCCATCGGCCCATGCGCTTGCGGTGCTCGCGATCGCTGACGCAGACTGATTCGCGAGGCCGCCTACGATGGAATACCCCTTCGATTCGTCGATCATCCGTTTCTACCACGCGCACATCTATTACGACGCGGCTTCGCGGCCCGCAGCGGAGCGGCTGCGCGGGGAGATCGAAAAACGCTTCGAGGTCGTAATGGGGCGCTGGCGCGAAGAGCCGGTCGGACCGCATCCGCAGCCGATGTACCAGGTGAAGTTCGAGCCGCCGGAGTTCGCGCGGATTGTGCCGTGGCTGATGATCAATCGCGCCGGCCTCAACATCCTGGTTCATCCCGATACCGGCGACGCCTATCCCGATCACGTCGTGAATCCGCTCTGGCTGGGCGAGAAGCTCAAGCTGAACGCCGAGGTTCTGCGCCACATCACGAGCGCTTAAGCGGAATTGCCGAGGTTGACTTTGCGGCGGGCACGCCTGATTCTTGACGCAGCCCGGTGGGCGGCCAAGGTTCAGCCGCGCTCTACTTTATCGGGACGCAGCTCGCAGACTCGCCTGCTCGCTGCGCGCGGCAGTCGCGCCCGCTAGTACAATGCTCAAACCCTAACGAGGGAGGAGACAACTCTGATGGCTAGTGAACAACTCAACAAGGTGCTCGAGATCATCCGCGCGGTGCCGGCGGCGAAGCCGGAGACCACGATCGAGCAAATGCGCGGCGCAATGGAGAAGGTCGCCGAGCGCGTCGCCAAGGACGTGACCGTCACACCTGTGATCGCAGGCGGCGTGCCGGCGGAGTGGATCGTTGCGCCGGGGGCCGCAGACGATCGGGTGATTCTCTATCTGCATGGCGGCGGTTACGTGATGGGCTCGATTAACACCCATCGCGCGATGATCGCGCGGATCAGCCGCGCCGCGCAGGCCAAGGCCCTCGCACTCGATTATCGGCTCGCCCCCGAGCATCCATTTCCAGCCGCGGTCGAAGACGCGATGGCGGCCTATCGGTGGCTGCTCGAGCAGGGCTACAAGCCCGGCAAGATTGTCATCGCGGGCGACTCCGCGGGCGGCGGCCTGACGCTCGCAGCGGTGCTTGCTTTGCGCGACGCAAAGACGCCGCTGCCGGCCGCCGCAATTCCGATCTCGGCGTGGACGGACATGGAAGGGACGGGCGCGTCGGTGCAGACGCGGGCATCACGCGACCCGATGGTCGGCGGCGGCGGTCTCGGCGGCATGGCCCAGAAATATCTCGGCAATGCCGATCCCAAAAACCCGCTCGCCTCGCCGCTGCATGGCGATTATCGCGGGCTGCCGCCCATGCTGCTTCAGGTCGGCGACGCCGAAATCCTGCTCGACGATTCGACGCGGGTCGCAGAGAAGGCCAAAGCGGCTGGGGTTAAAGTTGATCTTGAAGTTTGGGACGACATGGTCCACGTCTGGCACGTCTACGCGAAGCTGCTGCCCGAGGGTCAGCAGGCGATCGATCGCATCGGCCAGTATGTGCGCGAGCACACCCGTTAGGCGGAGCTAGCAGACAGGTTGCCGGGGCGTGAGCCGTCAGGCTCGCGCCCTCGCGCTTCTCTATGGCCTCAGACGGTGGGCCTCAGACGGTGGGCCTCAGACGGTGGCGTCGATCAGGCGGACGTCGTAGCGCTCGAACTGCGCGTCAGCAGTAACAATTCGGAGGTCCTCGATTTGCGCCTGACCGATCAGCATGCGGTCGAATGGATCCTCGTGATAGCACGGCAAGTCTGCGGCCGTGAGGGCGTGCTCCTGCGTTAGCGGCAGTGGGCGCAGATCATTTTCGCGCATTTTCTCAGGCAACCACTGCGCTGCCGGCTTCGCCAGTCGCAAGCGGCCGAGAGCGGCCTTGCTCGCAATCTCCCAGACACTCGCTGCGCTGAACCAGATCTGAGCATCCGGGTTAGCAATCAACGCCCGCGCTTTTTTTCCAAGCTTCCGGCTGCCCTCTTCCACCCACAGCAACACATGAGTGTCCAACAGCAGCCTCGTCACTTCAGGCCCCAGAGACGCAATTCCTCGTCCGGGAGCGGCGCGTCAAAGTCGTCACTGATCCAAATCTGGCCTTTCATGCTCCCGAACTTGCGCGGTTTTTTGCGTGCGGGCGCGCACGGGACCAGCCGGGCTCGCGGCTTGCCTGCTTTTGCGATCACAATTTCGTTGCCTTCGGCGGCTTCTTCGACGAGGCGCGAGAGATGGGTCTTGGCTTCGTGAATATTGACCGTTTTCATAGATGAACTAAGTCTAGTCCAGTCCATCCTGGTCCACAAGAAATGAAGACCGGCGCGCTTAATAACCCTTCGGGAGGCCGAGCAGCCGTTCTGCGATAATCCCGCGCTGCACTTCCGAGGTCCCCTCTTCGATGGTGTTGCCGCGCGAACGCATCAGACCGTATTGCCAGCGTCCCTTATCGACGATGTGGGGCGAGTCTTCG from Candidatus Binataceae bacterium includes:
- a CDS encoding GNAT family N-acetyltransferase, whose translation is MTLRPAAKSDEEFLWEMLYYASHMDEEGAPAASARTNPDLAGYVENWGERDGDLGFIAVGADGRNLGAAWLRVMPAGSPLHRMGARETPELAIAVAPEAIGAGVGTMMLRRLIEAARGTHHAIALSVRAGNPAARLYERVGFATVGSIVNRVGTVSDVMKLDLT
- a CDS encoding G1 family glutamic endopeptidase; amino-acid sequence: MAAAIKRVGDFFDEEAFLKSMPHQLVKTNLKGVYASPPPPDNFDPNKANATELIKQGLFWRRPKPTDDPAIVKAWDKVFSRKWLAKDRIVPKLEPQIGKTHLLRRPLGRVTDQNFVNGAWSGGGIRGGSWTGNIGFWDIPTVSQPSEPQGYEGGWNSSSWVGIDGFDVNLTSNDVLQAGVEQKVDGFGNPSYVAWYEWYAPAQPNSPPYIYQTNISLQVAPGEQMYCSIQYINNNTAGYIYIANESTGQYCSLTLAPPPGATFAGNTVEWIMEAPDGGEPESALPAFTPVNFTSAIACGPNGFGNPLNGDTCNVETVNGQVITSVTLGSYAVTIDFIG
- a CDS encoding DOPA 4,5-dioxygenase family protein produces the protein MEYPFDSSIIRFYHAHIYYDAASRPAAERLRGEIEKRFEVVMGRWREEPVGPHPQPMYQVKFEPPEFARIVPWLMINRAGLNILVHPDTGDAYPDHVVNPLWLGEKLKLNAEVLRHITSA
- a CDS encoding alpha/beta hydrolase, which gives rise to MASEQLNKVLEIIRAVPAAKPETTIEQMRGAMEKVAERVAKDVTVTPVIAGGVPAEWIVAPGAADDRVILYLHGGGYVMGSINTHRAMIARISRAAQAKALALDYRLAPEHPFPAAVEDAMAAYRWLLEQGYKPGKIVIAGDSAGGGLTLAAVLALRDAKTPLPAAAIPISAWTDMEGTGASVQTRASRDPMVGGGGLGGMAQKYLGNADPKNPLASPLHGDYRGLPPMLLQVGDAEILLDDSTRVAEKAKAAGVKVDLEVWDDMVHVWHVYAKLLPEGQQAIDRIGQYVREHTR
- a CDS encoding type II toxin-antitoxin system VapC family toxin; the protein is MTRLLLDTHVLLWVEEGSRKLGKKARALIANPDAQIWFSAASVWEIASKAALGRLRLAKPAAQWLPEKMRENDLRPLPLTQEHALTAADLPCYHEDPFDRMLIGQAQIEDLRIVTADAQFERYDVRLIDATV
- a CDS encoding type II toxin-antitoxin system Phd/YefM family antitoxin, whose translation is MKTVNIHEAKTHLSRLVEEAAEGNEIVIAKAGKPRARLVPCAPARKKPRKFGSMKGQIWISDDFDAPLPDEELRLWGLK